The following is a genomic window from Amaranthus tricolor cultivar Red isolate AtriRed21 chromosome 10, ASM2621246v1, whole genome shotgun sequence.
aaaagaggaTATATTAAAGATTGATGAACGCTTTTATACCCCTATTTTGATTCACAATAACaatcaaattattcttaatctattgAAATCACAAATCTAATAACTAAGTTGACGTGATCTTCACATCGACATCAATAATTACCAAAAGAAAAAGTTTTCTCAAAAATGATGTAAACtttttgtagaaaaattatatcatcatcatacctattGTATTCTGCTCATAGAAAATTATGGTCGAAGTctgaggagggaagaaagacggcagctcatacccatagagaatAGTGAGGTTAAAGAGTTCCTCAGCTCAAAAAAAAGTCTTTTAAAATAGAGAAACCTACAACTTAAAAAAGAATTATGTGATGTTGGTTTTGTCATACCATTTGACAAGCCTAAACTCAAAAGTCATGTTTTCTCAATGAAGCTTGAAATTCCTACTTCCTAATCAacatgatcatagaagaatgggACTACTTGCACCAAATTTTCCCAAACCAACAAATGAGAACTCACTATCACAAATCATGAAATGTGACCGTTGGTAGCCGTCCCTActaatattgaaaataatagttttaTGACTAACACACATTTATTATATGATAgtacattataatatttttttgatattattttattatacgtTATAACATTAGCTCTTTAGTATTATATGGTCCAAATGCCCCCCTTTTAGATTTCTCAACCCACCATTTATTGCataaaatttgacaaattttcATATCCCTCGTGAATTATATAGCTCTAGGAGCGTTTTCTCCAACTCCTCTTCACATTCCTTTCATTTACTATTGTACTTCTATCATGTCTCCCTATGTCTAAATgctatatatacatctacaccTAAACACATAACATATGTTCTccaaatttctcaaaaattatTTCGATTTTTCGTTCTTGCATATTGAATTGATTTTCAGGTtacaagtttatattttattgtcaATTTAGAGTGAACGAGTGCAGATATTAGTTGTTATCTGTTATATGAGGTATGAGCCCTAAACTACGCGATGCACTAATGTGTACGCCACCCAAGCTATCATTGTCCTACCTCCCAAGTCATAAGCCACAAGCACAAGAATCACCATGGGCTTTAACACCACCATTACATCCCATGGTATCCATTCCCTTTCAATGGGAGGAGGCTCCTGGAAAGCCCAGGCCCACTAACATATTGAGCCCATGTAAGCCCAAGAGTGTAAGATGTTTGGAACTTCCTCCTAGGTTATTTGTTGAGGACAATATGTCTTCCTCTCCTACAACAGTTTTAGATGGGCCTCGTTTGATTAAATCTTTATCTCATAGATTCTATGTTCAAGGATTGGGCCCAGAAAGTTGTACTGATTTGGGGTTAgaggaaaataaaaatgatgggCTTGGGCTGGGTCAAGGGAATGGGAGAAGACAGTTTGGGCCTTGGAGAAGATGGGCTAGTGGTAATGGTACGAAATGGAATCAAAAGCTTGATAAGGGTAATTATGGTTTTTCAGATAGGGTAGATAGTAAATATGAAATGGATAATATTGAGgttaaaattacaagatttaGAAAGAAATCAAAAGGGAGCCTTTACAAATTAACACATGCAAGTTCTCGTGTACTTGTAAGTTtataattttagcttatttattcttaaaactgatttttttaAGATCTAATCTTATGAGGTATCGcctataaaaagtttatatttcattttcataatataCATTAGATCGGCTATTAAACTCATGTATAAGGCGCATCTTTCGGTGAGACGTCTAATATAACAACTTATGTTTAGAAAAAAGAAGTTTTATTTATAGAATAAAATTTGACTACAATATTCATTTAGTTATCTttgttcaaaaaaaatattactttatttACATTTACATTATTCAttactttattttcattttttacattatacatgAACTAGAGAATAATAAAGAACGGATAGATTACTTGAGTCCTTGTAATTTTCAATTGAAATTCAATTAATAATTGTACAAAAATTGAGCTAATTTTTATTTGAGTCCTTGTAATTTTCAATTGAAATTCAATAATAATTGTACAAAAATTGagctaatttttatttaaaagtatagTATATTTGTGTTTGAGTTGAATGTTGTATCGTTGGACTTggatttaatataattgttattTTGTAGGAAAATATTGTTGAGTGCCTTAAGCAAATAATGACGCGGCGGCCAAAACAAGAGAACTTAAGAAGTGAAGAATCaggataaaatataattttataattgacATTATAGAAAATAGCTTTCTTATTATGTGTCCTTTGATAATCAAAATTGTGTAAAGCTTAATATCAAGGACTTCTCATGATCAGTTCacattaaataatttcattgcTGGGTTGAGATTAAAAAATTTGTAGAAAATTGATTAAACAatgttaattaaaattaattttatggtATATTTGGCAGCGaagaattcattttaaaatgttGAATCGATCCAAATACTAtacttaaaaaattttgaatttaaaaatttgaaattgagtCGATTCCTTTACTCCCTTCTGAATAATTCTCGACAAGTTATTAAGTTTAATTGATCAAACTAGAGCTAAGCTCGCAATGGGATCAAAACCTCCATCCATTTGTTTGTCATACACTTCTCTATCAAATACAGCTTCTCAGACAAGGGGTCTTTATAATCTTAtcatcattaattaaaattgttagaatAGCCTAACGAATGCAGAAGTATTAAGGTGATTTTAACCAAGAAAGGAATGCAAACATTAACACTAtgatttaaggtggttcaccatTAATAAGGCTACATCTACCATCCTAGGCTAATGTATGattatgtgtttaaaggatATACGAGCTTGAAAGCTCATTACAAAGTTGAATAAATTACATCAATGGGGTTGAGTTTGAGCTATACATGAGTAGAGAAGAAAGATAAGTGTGGTAATTAAGGATAGTATGGGAGGCTTAAGCTTATTATAGCTTGGCTCTACACACTACAACATACatcaatatacatatatataggcaAAGGGGACTTAGGGTAGCATTGTGCAAACAGAAGGCAAGCTTCGCTCGACTCTTGCTCGATCGGTTGTTCAATTCTTCGTTTCTTGCTTGCCACGTGTCCCTTTGGTCCCTTATGGTCCCTTCATAGTACCCAAAGCATCTACCAACAGTTATATGTACTATTACCTTGGTAATCAAGGCCAATCCCTCAACAAAGCACTCCATGTATTTCTTCCATCACACAATTTGTGTGTACTATTTCTGTGACTTGGAGTGTCCTTTACCATCATCAAAATACATACTTAAGGTTTAATAATAAAAGTTGTTACTTCTAACTTTTAAGTCCATGACTTAAGAGTTATAAGACTCAAATCACACTCTTTCAAAAATGTATGTCTCCATACTGCTCCAACATTGGCAAAGTTTCAGGCATGGAATCACTCTTATTCACTTCAAGATCTTCTTCCACATTCATCTCAGCTATCATTTTCTCTTAGGATATGCTTTTAAGCCTTCTGCATCAGGCGCATTAGATTCTTTATTTCCATATCTACAATTTTGTGTAAGGTAACCATATTATTGTTTACAAGAATAGGTCAATCTTGTTGAAATTTCCATAAAAATTAGCAATCTTTTTTGAAGTGTTTTCTCTCAAGTACTTCACATTAAATAAGGAAATTTAATCCAAATATGAATGAACCTAAGCCCCTTTTTCTTGAAATCCATATTAGATTGTCATTtctcaatataaatataaaggtTTTACTTTTATCCATTTCGTTTTAAGATGTTATCACACACTGTAACAAATTTAACATTTTGTGACATTGGATTTAgtggaatgaaaaaaaaatgtcactgatttatatttttagtgtaataattgttggttttttattttagttccattataaagtgatttagtgacactttatttggcctttagtggcatatgtaattattactatagtctatagtagcatttatgagaaatgtcattaGATCTTATGTCGCGAAAAgcttttgtataatttttaattatgttgcTAAAGAgcataataaatgtcactagatccactatatatactattcgatatttaaagtagtgacatttaaattaaatatcgttaaatatatcccactaaaagcaaattatgttgtagtgacaAAGGCATGTAGTTCAAGTCCAACAAGACCCAAACACAAAATCATTAATTTTTGATGGACCCATATACAAACCCAGACACTTATGAACAGAAAATTTTACACTCGGTGAGTCATGAATCTCGatttaatcaattaaatttaaagttttacCCTCTAAGGGTTCCATTTGTACATAATTCTAATTTTAGTCCAAATAGATATAGAAATAGGTTTGAAACAAACTTATAATTGATTTTAGATTGTGTAATAAGTCGAGTCTAGAGAGGGTCTTACAAGTTTAAGAAGGGTCTAGAGTGTTTGGGTCTTAAATAGGTCCAGAGAGAGGGTCCAGATCGAGACTGAGTTGGAAGATCCTAAGCCCAGATCAagacccatttattttttttagactCGAAAGCAAACCTAGATTGACTGCATCTCAATGAACTGAACACAAACCCTAAAAATAGAAGTAGGGTCAGTCGGATCATGAGCCATGAAATTTTGCTCACAActacacaaggatcaatggtagtTATGGATGGTCTTGAGACGGGTCTACATTGGGTCGAACTAGACTCAGACTCAAACCCGTTAATTTTTAGAGAACCCATATTCGAACTCAAACCTTTGGATCTAAAAATTTTAGATTCAGACCAAGATCATTTCTTTTTATAGAATATGAATCCATTAGGTCTCAAATAATtgaatatcatcatcattatcatcatacccagtctatcccgctcataggaaaactatgatcaaggtCTCGAGAGGGAAGGAAGACGGCAACCCATAtactcataaaggagagtgcagtCAAACAGTCCCTTAGCTTTAAAAAGATCTTCAAAGAAGCATGAGAACCTACAACTATCCCAAAAAGCCTACAACTTACACAGATGAtgaccattaacaataactaaaaaatcaaataaaatacatataaataaataaaaataaaaactaaaacaacaagtcttgtataagaccgtctcaccTTGAGATGAGCCCATACGAGCAGCTCAAAGTTAAACTTAAATAGCacttaactaaataaaaaaaaattattaaattttaagaaatttaaaattgggCTAGCCTATATTAagtcgtctcatggtgagacagtcttaataaagaatttgtcaaataaaaataaagataaaaaggtAGAAATATAAAAACGAGTTAAAAAGCGATATGTAAAAAGCTAGGGACCATGACAACGACAAGTAAGAGGTATAGAGTTAGAAATCTAAGACATGAATAAGGCGCCGCCAACTAACCCTATCCCTAATCAAGTCCTTAGAGAGTTGTAGGTCCTGCAAggcatttttaatttgttcttcctatgttctcttaggtcttcctcgacttctcttacctccactatgatgctctcaatccttcttactggggcgtcataagtttttctctgcacatgcccaaaccatctcaacgtGTTCTCACGCGTCTTTGCAGAGAGAGGTACTTAGTTAGAAATCTATCGTAGTGtacccacacatccacctcaacataggcatttctgtaacttccattttcTGTTCGAAAACCATCTTTACGGCAATATTCTGTCTCATACAACAAAGTCAGCCTAATCGCAACGCGCTGAACtttaccttttaatctactAGGAAACgttttatcacaaagcaccccAGTTGCTACTCACCACTTAAGCCAACCGTTTGTATTCGATGAGtaacatctccgtcaatcttcCCGTTACTTTGAATTACCGATCCTAAGTATTTGAACTTAGACGTACATGCAACAACTCCTCCCCCTCATGGTCACCTGTAGTTCACCCATCGGTTCTGTCCCACTGAAGTGCATCACAAACTTTTTGTCTTCGTACAACTAATGCGCAACCCTCTATCCTCTAAGATTGCCATCCACTCTTTACAATTTCCTATTAGCCTCCTCCTTAGTTTCTGCAGCCAAAACGATACCGTCAGCGAAAAGCATGCACCATGTTACAGTCACTCAAATAGATTTAGAGATTTCTTCCATAACGATTGTAAAAATGAAAGGATTTAGTACTAATCAATAATACAGTCCCACTTTAATTGGGAAAGACTTTGTTATACCCACCAGTATAAGAATGTTGGTCAATACTCTGTCATACATGTCTTATATTTCCTCCATGTATCTTTGTGAGATATCTTTgtccttgaggctatcccaaacgATGCTTcatggtatgctatcatacgcgtTCTCTAATTCGATGAGCACCATACGCAAATCCTACTTTCGCTCCCTATActtttccatcagtctcctcaaaataTGAATAGCTTCGATGGTTGATCTTCCTGGCATGAAGCCGAATTGATTCTCTCTAATTACCATATCTTGTCTAATCCTCCCTtcaatcactctttcccacaatttcattgtgtggcttagaagtttgatttCTCTATAGTTCCCACACACTTGTACATCGCCTTTGTTTTTATACAGTGGGATAAGTGTGCTAATtctccattcttctggcatcttactTGACCTCAAGATGacattaaagaggttagtcagccaacgaatgcccttttctcctaaacccctccatACCTCAATCGGAATGTTATCAGGTTCATATGTCTTTGTTCTCCCtatctttttgagagcttctttCACTTCCTCAGTGGTAATATCTGTAGTCAATCCATACTCAGGAGTTCTATGGATGTCAGAAGTCTTTCAACCCTCCTCCTTTACACCCTTAGTCGCATTGagtagttaaaaaaaattactgaTGCCACTTCATTTTGATATCTTCTTAACTAGAGAGCACTCTTCCGCCCTCATCCTTGATGTACTTCATTGTCCCTAAGTCTTGCTTCTGTCTAGAACAAGCttttgccaacttaaaaatatgCTTAGCTTTtccccctctttggtatcaagcttcTAATAAAGGTCCTTATACACACAACCTTTTACTTCTACTACCGCTTTCTTTTTCGCCTATTTTGCTTCTTTATAACTCTCTTTCTTATGTGTCCTTTCTTCCTCCTCTGTGCAAGCTATAAGTtccttaaatctcttgtttttgtcATTTATCTTCTTTTGCACCTCCTCATTCCGCCACCATGACTCTTTGTACACCTTTGGTTTCCCTGTCGACACCCCTAATGTTTGATAAGGATTGTTCTTTTGAAAGAAGAGCTACTGAATGTCCAGCATGGAACTCGTCTTACAAATTTTTGAATCACATAAATCAGCGCAAGAATTACAGGAACTTCCGTTCTAATGATTCGTCATCGTTTTCGTGAACACTGATTAAGAGGTTTGATAACTCTATTTTCTCTTCGCCTTCCATGCCATGGCCTGGAGATTACCAAGAACACGAATAGACAATTGCAAAATCTTGGAATATCCTTCACTagactttttatatatttagatataGTACTAGTTTACTACTTTGATGAGCTTTTCTAATCTTAAACGTCCTACTTGTATTGTAGACAAATATTTAAGCGtcaaataaaagttaaattacaaaaataaaggtaaacaaaatgtattaaaaataacaaagaaaagatGATATAATGATacgagaaggacaaaagaaataCAAGATTAAGAATTATACTCATCTTATTttggatgaagatgaagatataCAATCGTAGGAAATCGAAATGAATGAAGAAAAAGTCGTTTAGAAGATTATTTAAGTTGATTTATTGATTCATATaacaagttttaattttttaggattaagactctaacattattattattgttattattttaggtTGAGGGATATGAATATTCCTTTTTTTCAACTAAGGTAAATATTTGTCTAATATTTTTGAATgaaacacaaaaaataaaaaactaggGAAGTTTTCTGAATACATAAGGctctaaaaataagaaattaagtTTAAGGGGTCATAATATTAGTCATACTAAATTTCTCACATTCCTCaacaagagagaaaattaaagaaaaaaagcaCTACTTAAAAATTGCTTGGATTGAGAGCAAATATTTAAGGAGTAATAAAAGTTAAAGTAGGAATTTAAAGTTAGTTATGTAAATGAttaaagaaatttgattattagaGAAGTGAAAGAATGAATTAGAAGGtaatgaaaaatagaaaaaatagcAATAAGTTTCCTTATTTTGGAGTATAAATCTACCCTGGGGGGAGGTGGAGGAATTCTTTGCATCCAAATGAGTGAAATCAAACTCTTTGTATTCATCTTTTTTACTCCTATTCTACCTCtatcacaattatttcaataatttCATTTGCATTTCTAATTAACTTTGTTACATTAGTTTGGCTTTTTTACtaccttaaatatttactttcaaTTCAAGCGACCCCTTATTGTCCTACTAATACTCCTACGATGATCCACTACTAATTAACTTTTATATTGGgttaaaacaagctaaaagtgaTTAGACATAAGTTAATTAGAACAAAATATAGTACTCCTTCCTAATTGAATACTAACATTATAGTTTGCCTTGAATTAAGAAAACACACATGGTTTAGAACTTAAATTAAATCATATGTGAATTAAGACAAAAGGCCCTTCTCTTCTTATAGTTTGCCTTGAAGAATTGTTGCCTAAGCTTCTTTGTGCTTTCATCCAATTCCAATCCTGGCACAAATTGTAATTTCTTCTTGTATTCTTccaaataattcaacttttccATTTGCCCTTCCTCCTGCAAAATAATatagaaattttttaatattaataataatattaatactaaaaCATTTCTAATCAGCTTATTATATGAGATTCGAATCTTATTTTAATGTAtccttttaaattatataattaactaAAATTAATATGTTTCTCCATCAATTCTTACATATCTATCATTTTCTCTCGACATaagctttaaaaataattaatcaaaatatacaATCCAAATAATTCCTTAGGTTCAAAATTAAGACTAAAAAATAtgttttgaaattgaaaattaagaCTATTAACCAACAATGCTATTAATATAAGGTTGACATCAcgaaaattaacttttttagaATATCATCttaaatatcaataataaagtATAAAACTTTACATTTAATGTTTTCAATTAAGGGAAAATAACGGATGATTATCAAAAACCACATTTCTAATACCTTAATTACAACTAACCAAGagaaaaaagaattgaaaaaatagtacTAACTTCATAAAAATGCAGTCCCATCACCCATGGTTATTGTTATAAAAATGACacattaattataatttgattaatataaccaaatattaattaattttacgcttctttacacatttaatcacctttataataaataaatctcATAGCTAGaaaaaaggaagaaataatTCTTGTACATGTTTGGTTAATTATATCTATTGtcaatatttttcacaaaaataattttgaacgGAAACATAAATAGTAAttaacttttcttttatttttttctgaaatttgtctaatagttttttttaacaaCCCTAATCatccattttaaaaaaatcaaatcaaaaaatttatttacctTAATGGGACCCATTTGAATCTCACCCATCTCTTATTAAAAAATTTGCATCCCATACGAAAAAAGGTATTTTTTTGTATTCAAACTTTTAGTCTAAAAATCTCATGTTTAAGACTGTGTTGTATTCAAACTTCTAGTCCAAATAATTATTATGAGAATcgtatcaaattcaaaatataaaaaaaataagaaaaataaaatatggacGTACCTTAACACTAGTAATTAGAGCTTCTAAGCTCTTAATCTTCCTATGAGGCCATCTTTTGATATTCAACTCCCTACACCTTTTCTTCAAAACTGTCAACCCTACATTCAACTCTTTAGCTGCCATTGAAATTGGCATATTAAAATActttctaatttcttcaaaatcAATGGATTCAACCTTACTCGCTTTCGAATTTTGAACTTCCTTAATTTTCTTAACGCCGTCATCTTCCTCCTTTATCTGAGCTTGGGATTTTGCCACAATATGACCTTCTGCGACGATCATTTCTAAGGATTGATCGTCGTAGAAACATGTATTGGTAACTAAAACTTGATTGTTACTCTCAAAAGGCATAGAATTCTCAACCATGCATGGAAAATTAGTAGGAGGAAGTTGTGAAAGAGGTTCCCATGCATCTTCACATAATGGAGGAACTTCGTCCCATAAGTACAAAGCATTGCtaaaattatcaatattttGGGATTGGTAGGTTAAATATGATGAGTTGGGATATTCATCAATGaaatttgttgataataaattgGATTCAAAATCTAAATCCATTGATGGTAATGTTGGTATGAATCCATCTTGATCAAACAATCTGCAACagattttttaaagaaaaacaatacaatggttagaattacatttaaaatatgCTAAATAATGCTCAATAACTTTCTTAGTCTCAATTTTActagttttaatttttgt
Proteins encoded in this region:
- the LOC130825047 gene encoding uncharacterized protein At4g00950-like, whose amino-acid sequence is MSPKLRDALMCTPPKLSLSYLPSHKPQAQESPWALTPPLHPMVSIPFQWEEAPGKPRPTNILSPCKPKSVRCLELPPRLFVEDNMSSSPTTVLDGPRLIKSLSHRFYVQGLGPESCTDLGLEENKNDGLGLGQGNGRRQFGPWRRWASGNGTKWNQKLDKGNYGFSDRVDSKYEMDNIEVKITRFRKKSKGSLYKLTHASSRVLENIVECLKQIMTRRPKQENLRSEESG